GAGCTGGGCATCGGGGTCCCGGATGATCACCAGGTAGAGGTCCTTGACCTTCGGTCCGGCAAAGGCTTCAGGGTCGAAGGTGCCGGCCGCCGTCTCCCGGGGGGAGGAACAAAAGGCGAGGATGGCAGCTGACAGAAAAAGGGCGAAAAGGGATTTTTTCATTTTTCGTCTCATCCTTTCCGGAACGGAGATTCGGATTCGCTCATCATTCTAGCAGATCGCTAAAGAATCCCTTTCCGCAAAATGCCGTATTCCAGAAGCGTTTTCCTGCGGTTACCGGAGAGGCGTTTTGAAAAGGAACTATGTGTTATGAAATATGATAATATATAAAAAATGGGATTGAAAAAGACAAAAAAACCATGTCATGCTTCCCTTCCCCGTCTTTCTCTGGTATAATTTTTGAAAATTCGACAAGAGGAGGAGTGTCCCATGATAAAAATCCTTGCACTTGCAGTTTTTGCCCTTTCCCTTGCTGCCGGAGGGGCTTTTGCAGCGGAAGCCGCCCGGGTTTTCGAGGAAGACCGGTTTGAAACCTCCGCAGGAGAGGTAACCGTCACCTTCATCGGGCACGGCACCCTGATGTTCTCTTTCGGCGGCAGGGTGCTTCACGTGGACCCCTACGGCAAGATGGCCGACTACTCCGCCCTGCCGAAGGCGGATGCCGTGCTTATTACCCACGAGCACCAGGACCACCTGGACAGGGAAGCCCTGAAGCATATCGTCACCGATGAGACCGATATCGTGCTGAACGGGAATAGCGCCGAAATTCTCGGCAGGGGGAGAGTACTGAAAAACGGGGAGTCCGCTGAACTGCTCGGCGTCAGGGTGGAAGCCGTTCCGGCCTACAACATCGTGCACAAGCGGGACAACGGCCGGCCCTTCCATCCGAAGGGAGAACACAACGGCTACGTTCTGAACTTCGGCGACACCAGGATCTACGTTGCAGGGGACACGGAGAACATTCCGGAAATGAAGGAGCTGAAGGATATTCACGCGGCATTTCTTCCCATGAACCTTCCCTTCACCATGACGCCCGAAATGGCGGCCGACGCCGCCCTCTCTTTCAGGCCGAACATCGTCTACCCGTATCACTTCGGGCAGTCGGATCCCGAAAAGCTTGTGAACCTCCTGAAGGATTCGGGTATTGAAGTGCGGGTGCGGAAGATGAGCTAGGGAGAGCCGGAACGGCCCTTGCCTCCTGTAAACCCGGGGTGGCGGCACTGTTTCTGCCATCCTGAGGAGCGAAAGCGACGAGGGTTCGCTCTTTTGTACCGGGCCTCAAAGGCGAGATCCTCCCCCTCCGGGGATGCTGCGCGATCGCTTCGCTCAGGACGACAAGAACCAGGAGTCAGGAAGAAAAAGAAGGCCGGGACTTTGTGTCCCGGCTTTTTTTCAGTGTGCCCGGCCTTTTCTCCGGGGCAGCCACATGACCGTGGTCATCACCGCGCCGGCAATACAGACCAGGGTGAAGAGAAGAAAGGCCCGCTGGGCGCCGAAAAAGGTGCAGCCGAACCCCATGTACAGAGGAAGGATGAACCAGCTCAGGTCCATGGAGAAGTGGACCAGCGCGGATGCCTTGGCCCGGAGGCGGGGCGCCGCGAGGTCCGCCGTGAGAGCGAGGTGGGCGGGGTAGCCGTACCCCATGCCCATGCCGTAGAAGAATCCCCAGAGGACCAGCCCGAAGGAAGTGCGGGCGAAGGCGAGGCCGAGAAGGCAGAGGGCCATGAGAAGGAAGGAAGGGCCGGCGAAGACCGTTCTCTGGTACCGGTTGAAGAGGTTTCTTCCCGCCGTCCGGACGAAAAGGGCCCCAACTCCGAGAGAGAAGATGAACCATGAGGGAACGAGCCCCTTTTCCAGAAGCACCGTGCCGATGAAGACGATGGATGCGTCGCAGAGGCCGAAGAAGAAGCAGGAGAAGACGATCTTCCCCGCCGGCGTTTCCCGAAAGAGGTCGCCATAGGTTCCCCATTCCATGGGCTGATTCTGCCCGGTGGATCCCTGGTACCCCGCAGGCTGAAGGCGGAGGGCCAGGGAGAAGGAGAGGGCGGCGGCGGCGAGGGGAAGGATCATGAAGAACCTGTCCTGGCCGCTCCGTACAAGATAGTCGGTGAGGGGAACCACCGTGAACATGGGAATGAGGCTTCCCACGGAGACGAGGGCGAATCCGAGGCCCCGTTTCGATTCTTCGATAACAAGGGCCTGGTAGGTGGTGAGGGCCACCATGAAAATGCTATACGCCAGGCCCATGACCACCCGGACCCCGACGAACCAGGCGAAGGCCCCCTGGTAGGCCTGGAGGGCCAGGGCACAGCCGATGCAGACTCCTGACGACCAGATCATGCTCTTTCTGACGCCTATCCGTTCGGTGATCAAGCTCCCCACCGGCCGGACAGCCGTGGTGGCCGCATAAAAGACGCCGACGAGGATCCCCGCCGATGCGGCGGTGTACCCCCGGGCGGCGAGGTAGGGGGCGAGAAAGAAGAAGGCATTGGAATAGGAGTAGATGGCGAAGTTGATTATCAAGAGAGACAGAATAAGCCGGTCCATGGTGAAGTCCTCCTGGGGGCCGTTGTGGTCCAGGCTGGTTCCGTACTGATGTATTGTATACCTTCGGGAGAGGAAATTCAATCGTTTCCGCCCTGTGCCGCCGGCTCGGGAATGAGCCTGCCCCAGGACACGATGCACCCCTTGCCCTTCGATTTCGCCTCGTAGAGGGCGGCATCCGCTTTTTTGAAGGCCTCATCGGGAGAGGACCCTGCCGGAGCCGAGGCCACCCCGAGGGATATGCTCAGAAAGGGAGCGCAGCTTCTGACCTTGCGGCAGATGTTTTCGGCGATGACCAGTCCGTTGTTCTCCGGGCAGTCGGGAAGGAGGACGGCGAATTCGTCCCCTCCGATCCTGCAGGCGATGTCGTCCCTCCGGACGGCCCCGGCGATGGCGGACGCCATTTTTTTCAGGGCTTCATCTCCTGCCTGGTGCCCCTGGGTGTCGTTGATGTCCTTGAAATCGTCGAGATCGATGAGGATGAGGGTGACGCCGGTTCCCTCCGGGAGAAGCCCGGCGAGCTCTTCGTCAAAACGGCGCCGGTTGTAGAGCCCCGTGAGGGGGTCCCGGCCGGCCATGTCCCGTGCCTGCCGCTCGGCGCTTGACAGGGCGGCGAGTTCCCTGGAGGTTTTCCGCTGCAGCCTGGAGAAAAAGTACATGCTGGAGACGATGAAAACATAGCAGATGACCAGGTTCACCATCTCTCCCCGGAAGTCCCCCGAGAGGATGAAGGCGCTGATGAAGGAGAAGGCGTTGATCATGAGATAGGTGAAGAAGACGTCCCGTCTCTGGAACTGCATGTAAATCACCGTCCCCAGGAGGGTGACGATATGCCGGAGAAGGAGGGTGAAAAACCCGGCCTCGAGGAAGGAAGCCCCCAGGGGCAGCAGGTTCAGGAAGAGCAGGATGGGGGGAACGAAACCCCGGACGGCCGAGGGGGGCATGGTGTTCATCCTGATGCGGAAAAACAGGAAGAGCAAGGCGATGAAAAAGTCGAGCACCGCCAGAAGCGGGTATCCCATAAGCACATCGGCCCACCCTGCGGCGAGAAACCAGACCGCAGTGACGACACTGAGCAGACGGAGGGCGGGCAATTCCCTTTCGTGCCGCTTTTCCCTTAGAACGGTGCGATACGTCATTGCAGCCTCCCGGATTTTGTTGACTGCCTGCGAGAGGATTATACCTTCCGGGAGGCGGTAAAAAAAGCCCTTTTCCGGCCTTGGCCGGAAAAGGGCGGATTCAGCCTTTTCCGAAACGGATTACTGGGTAATCGCGTTCACGGGGCAGACGGACACGCAGCTGCCGCACTCGATGCAGCTCTCGTCCACGACTGCCTTGCCATCAACCATGGAAATGGCTTCCACGGGGCAGGTGCCGACACAGGTCTCGCAACCCACGCATGCGTCCTTGTCCACGACTGCTTTTGCCATTATTCATTCCTCCTCGGATATAATCTGCTGGTACACTGTGACGGTCCGGATTATACTCCACTTTCTTTTCCGGGGCAACTTGAAGAACTCCAGAGAATGGCGGGCGGGTATTCCGCTTTCGGGTCGCGGGTCAGCAGCCGTTCCAGCTCTTCCGGAGGAGAGGCTCCCTCGTACAGCAGGCGGTGGACCCCCTTCGAGATGGGCATGTCCACGGAAAGCCTCCGGGCGGCCTCGGTTACCGCCCGGACGGTGTATGCTCCTTCCGCCACCTGCCCGATCTCCGTCCTGGCCTCCTCGAGAGAGAGCCCGCGGCCCAAAGCCATTCCGAGCCTGAAATTTCTCGACTGGGTGCTGTAGCAGGTGAGAACCAGGTCACCCATTCCCGCAAGGCCCGCGAGCGTCAGGGGGTGGGCCCCGATAGCCTCGCCGAACCGCATGATCTCAGCCAGTCCCCTGCTGACCAGCGCCGCCCGGGCGTTGTCGCCGAGCCCAAGGGACGAGGCAAGGCCGGAGGCGATGGCCATGATGTTTTTCACCGCTCCTCCCGTCTCGGTTCCGATAACGTCATGGGAGGTATAAAGGCGGAGACGGGTCGTGTTGAGCAGGGACTGCCAGAAGAGGGCCGAGCCGGCCTTTGCCGAGGCCACCGTCACCGCCGTGGGCAGACCCCTTGCCACCTCTTCGGCGAAACTCGGGCCGGAGAGGACGGAATAGAGGGAATGGGGAAGAATCTCCTTCACGATGTCGCTGATCCGCTTTCCCGTGGCGATCTCGATACCCTTGGCCACGTTGCAGATCTCCGTCCGGTCGGTGCAGAAGGGCTCCAGGGCGGGGAGGAACCCCCGGAGCGTCTGGGTGGGGAGGGCCAGGATCCAGTAGTGGGAATGCAGGGCGGCCTCGGTGATGTCCGACGTGGCCGAAACCCCCGCCGGGAGGGAAATGTCCCGGAGATAGTCCGGGTTTTTCCCTGTGACCGTGATCGCCCGTGCCTGCTCGCTTCTTCTGCACCAGAGAAAGACGGAATGTCCCGATGACGCCGCCGACGCAGCGAGAGCGGTACCCCAGCTTCCTCCGCCGAAAACCGTCAGGTCAGCCATTGTGTGCCTCCTTTCTTTTCCCGTCCTTTTCTTCAAGATTGCCCGGCGTGAACAGGAGCAGAACCGAGCCCGCAAACATGAGCACCACGCCGGCAGTGATCGCGGGAACGAGGGATCCCGTAAGATCCCGAAGAAATCCCGAAACCAGGGGGGCAATCACGGCGGACGACATGATCGAGCCGTTGAAGAAGCCTACTGCCGCGCCCATGGAGCCGGGATGCCGCCTGCTGACGATGTCGCCCACCCATGAAATGGAGATGGGAGTGAATGCGGTGTTGCTGAAGAGACCGAAGAGAAGCAGCGTACCGATGATGGCCGGAGTTCCCTGGGCCCGCGTGAGAAGGGAAAGGGCGGCCGCACTCGCGGGGAGCACGAAGAGAGCGGTCCGCTTTCTGCCGAAGCGGTCGGAGAGCCGTCCCCAGAGAATGCCTCCCGGGAGGGCCGTGAGGGCGATGAGACCGGTATAAAGTCCCGACTGGATCAGGGAAAACCCCCGCTCCGCCTGGAGGAACGTGGGCCCCCAGGTGGCCGCCGCCCAGAAGCCGTACAGGGATGTGAAGGTGGCGATGTTGATCTTCCAGATGTCCCTGTCTCGGAAAAGCCTGCCGTACGCCGCAAGGGACGGGGAAACGTCATTGCGGACGTCGGGCAGGTGCTTGATGAACATGAGGATTACGAGGACGGAGGGTATGGCCAGGAGAATGAAGGGAATCCTGTAACTGCCGAAAAACTGGTAGAGGGGGCCGCTGACGGCCATTCCGCCGATGGTGCCGACAGCCATGCCGATTCCGATGAGCCCGGAGCTGAGCCCCCGTTTTTCCGCCGGAACGGTGGAAAGCATGGTCCCGAAGCAGCATGGGTAGTAGGAAGAGGCTCCGAAGCCATGGAGGGCGGAGAAGAACAGAAGGAGAGTGAAAGATGTCCCGAAGAGGCCGAAACCGAGGATACCGAGGCCGGACAGGGAGAACATGACGATGAGGACGCGCTTCGCCCCCCACCTGTCCGCCGCGAAGCCGCCGGGGATCTGGGGCAGGACGTACAGCAGGAAATAGGCGCTGGTAATGGCTCCCGCCCTGGCGGACGATATACCCAGGCTGTCGGCTATGACGGAAAGAAGCGGATACAAGGCTGTCCGGTCTGCGTACAGGACAGCCCACCCAAGAATGAGAGCCAGGATCACGGTGAATTCCTCCCGGTGTGATGGTGTCTCGTCTATTGTATCCTTTTTTTGCGGAGAAGTGAGAGGAAAATTGCCAGACTTCCCGCGGAAGGCTACAATGAATTCCGAAGGTCTGTGTGCATCTGAGGGGAGGCAATGGGTATGGCGCCGGACGATATGGCCATAAGACTGAAGGAAATCCAGGACAAGGTGGGTGAATCCCTGCAGTACAGCATTGACAGCCTGGCCACCCTCCGGGAGGAGGAACGGGAGCACCTTTTCGAGATCCGCACCCGGCGGGAGGGGGTACAGAAAGAACTGAACGAAGTCATCGTCGCCTCGGAGAAGGCGGAGGCCGAATACAGGCGATCCAGGCAGATCCTCCTCGATGCCTCCAGGTCAGGGGACGAGTCCATCGAAAAAGATGCCTACGAACGGGCCATGAACCTCATGAGAATCAGGGGAGCCTTCGAGGAGAGGGAAAAACACCTCGCCGCCCAGCGGGACGACCTTGACCGGGAGGAGCGCCGCATCGAACGGCTCATCGCCAGGAGCGAGGAGATGAGCAACCGGTTCAGGGTGGTGCTCAATCTTCTCAACTTCAGCATCGAGGGCGAAGAAAACGGATCTCTCACTCCGGAACAGAAAGATTTAAGCACCGGGCTCCTGCTGGCGGAGCGGGAAAGCATATCTCTCGCCCGGGAGCTCCATGACGGGCCCATACAGAAATTTTCCGCCGCCGGGCTGATGATCGATCTTGCCGGCGAGTTCCTGTCCAGGGGAGACTTCGGGAAGGCCGGGGAGGAACTCGCCAGGACCCGTTCCCATATCGGGGATGCCCTGGAGGAATTCCGCTCCTTCCTCTTCCAGCTCAACCCCACCGGGCTCAAGGACGGATTCGACGTCGCCCTGAGCCGCCTCGTTTCCCAGACGTCCGCCCTTTCGGGAGCTGACGTGCGCTACGCCGTGGAAGGGCAGGCCGACCGGATATCCCTTCCCGTGAGGACCGCCGTGTTCAAGATCATCCAGCAGGCGGTGGTCAACGCGGTGAAGAACGGCAGGGCACAGCGCATCAGGATACTGGTGAGCATCGGGCGGGAGGTGCTCCGGGTGAAGATTGTCGACGACGGGCTGGGGTTCGACGTAGAAAAAGTGAGGAGCGAAGCGGAGGAAAAGGGCACCTGGGGACTGGTGAACATGGAAGGCCGGGCCTCCATGATAGGGGGGGAGCTCACCATCTCGAGCGAACCCGGGAAAGGGACCAGCGTGTCCCTGTCAGTACCCGTTCCCCTTCGGAGATAAGCGAAGGGCCGCTTCCCTCCCGGGGCGGCCCCTTTTCATGCGGACAGTTTTTTCGCGGCTTTTCTCCGTTCCCCGTCGTCGAGGATGATTTTCCTCAACCGGATGGACTTGGGAGTGACTTCCACCAGTTCGTCCTCGGCGATCCACTCCAGCGCCTTTTCAAGGCCCATCTTCCGCGGCACGTCGAGCTTCACCGTGAAGTCCTTCGTGGAGGACCTGTGGTTTGTGGCCTGCTTCCGCTTCGTGGGGTTGCAGGGCATGTCGTTGGGACGGGAATTCTCTCCCACGATCATCCCGGCGTAGATTTTGTCCATGGGGGAGACGAACAGGGTTCCCCTTTCCTGCAGGTTCTCAAGCTGGTAGCTCGTTGCCTCCCCGGTGTCGAGGCTCACCAGGGCCCCCCTGCTGCGGGGGGTTATCTCTCCGGCCCACGGGGAGTACCCGGAGAAGCGGGAGGACATGATGCCAAGGCCCCTGGTATCGGTGAGGAACTCGCCCCGGTAGCCTATGAGCCCCCTGGTCGGGATATTGAAGAATATGCGCATGAGCCCGGTACGGAGGTTCTGAATCTCCTTTACCCGGGCCTTCCGCCGCGAGAGTTTTTCAAAGACCACGCCCTGGTACTCCTCGGGGATGTCCACCACTAGGTCCTCCATGGGCTCGTGAAGGACCCCGCCGATCTCCTCGGTGATCACTTCCGGCTTGGAGACACAGAATTCCATGCCTTCCCGCCGCATCTCCTCGATGAGAATGGCCAGCTGCAGCTCTCCCCGGCCCGAGACCTTCACGCCGTCCGGCCGCCCCAGGTCTTCCATCCGCAGAGCCACGTTGACGTGCATCTCCCTCAGCAGTCTCGCCTTGAGCTGCCTGAGGGTGATGGCCTGTCCCTCCCGGCCAGAGAAGGGGCCGTTGTTCACAAGAAAGAACATGGAGACAGTGGGCTCTTCGATATCCAGAGGAGGAAGGGCCTGTCCCTCCGCTTCCGGAGACGAAAATGTGTCGCCGATGCCGATTTCCTTCGGCCCGGATATCCAGACGATATCCCCCGCCGAGGCTTCTTCAACTTCAAGGCGTTCAAGACCGCGGGTGACGAAAATCTGGACGGCCTTTGCGCGTTCCGACTCAGTGATGGTAAACCTCTCGTTTGCCTTGTCGGAAGGGTCTTCCCAGCGGGTGGCCATGCGGAGAAACTCTTCGCCCTTCCGGATTTTTCCCTGGAGGATCTTCCCGCAGCCCATCCGGCCGGTGTATTCGTTCCATGCCAGGGTGCTCACCTGCATTTTGAAGGGAGCCTCCTCGTCGGCCAGGGGCGGTTCCACGCACCTGATGATAGCCTCGAAGAGGGCGTCCATACCCTTCGACTCTCCGCCCTCGATCTCCGAGAGGTCTGAGACGGCCCATCCCGCAAGGCCGGATCCGTAGAGCACCGGGAAATCCGCCTGCTCCTCGGTGGCTCCAAGTTCGAAGAAAAGGTCGAAGGTGGCGTTGAGGGCCATGACGGGATCGGCCTCCTTGCGGTCCACCTTGTTGATGTAGACGATGGGTTTCAGTCCCATGCGGAGCGCGTGGGACAGGACGTACCTGGTCTGGGGCATGGGGCCTTCGCCGGCGTCAACGAGCAGGAGCACCGAATCCACCGTGGAGAGGATACGCTCCACTTCCCCGGAGAAATCGGCGTGACCGGGGGTGTCGATGATGTTGATACGGCAGCCCTTCCATTCCACCGTGCAGTGTTTTGCCCGGATGGTGATGCCCTTTTCCCGCTCGAGTTCGTTGTTGTCCATGATGCGTTCTTCAATACGGGCGTTTTCACGAAAAACCTGGGCGGCCCTGAAAATGGAGTCGATGAGAGTGGTCTTGCCGTGATCGATGTGGGCGATGATGGCGATGTTGCGTATGTGTTCCGCTCTTTTCATAAAATATCCGTTCCTCCGGTGCAGTCGGACTTTGTGTTTCTTCTCTGCAAAAGAAGATGATACATCCTGAAGAACTGAAATGCAAGAGAAATCGGGCTGACCTAGATCCTAAATCCGCAGGTTTTTCAGGCAGAGGGAATGTCGCCGGGCACAGCGCCCGGGCCGAGAAACCGACACGGATGTCGGTTTCAGGTGCAGTTGTCAAGGACGACAATCTGCACCGGCGGGCCAAGCGAGCACCGGTGACACTCCCCGCTGCCTGCGGATTTAGGCTAGATCCTAAATCCGCAGGCAGCCGGGGTGTTTCCGCAAAGAGCGCGGAGCGAAATGGTTTCGCCCCCGGGGAGGGCGAAGCCACCTCATGCCCGGCGGCACTCCCTCCGCCCGGAAAAAGCGCATTATGCCGCGGGGGGCGGTCAAGCTGGACCTTGATTTCACCGTGACATTTTACCAAAGTGTAACAGAACGTTTACCCGGAAGTTGCGCTGCGGTGCTAAAGTTCCTGCAGACAAAGCGGGAGGGAGAACGTAAATGAGATCTTTCATCGTGCAGGAAAAATCCTACGGCCAGTTTTTGCGGGAACTTCTCGAAAAAGGGGGGATTCACCCCGTGTTCCAGCCCATTTTGGATGTCGCCGAGGGAAAAGTTTACGGTTACGAAATTCTGTCCAGGGGAATGCCACCAATGGAATCCCCCCTGGACCTGCTTGCAGCGGCCCGGGAATGCGGTATGCAGTGGGAGGCGGAAAGAGCCTGCCGCAAGGCGGCCCTGGAAGGTATAAGGCGGCGTGATACAGGAGAAGGGGTCCGCTATTTTCTGAACGTGAGTCCCTGGGTTCTGAGCGATTCGCGGTTCAGGGAGCTTTTTACTCCCGAACGACTGAAGCCGTATGGCATGAGCTCGGACAGGATTGTTCTGGAACTGACGGAAAACCTGCCCGTGGAAGATTATGGAAAACTTGAAGAGTCTGTGGCATGGTTCAGAAAAGAGGGGTTTTCTCTCGCCCTGGACGACGTCGGATCCGGATATTCGGGGCTGCGGACGATGGCGGTCTGCGCCCCTGATTTCTTCAAGATCGACATCGAGATCGTCCGGGGGGTAGCGGAAGACCCATACAAAAAGCATGTGGTCCGGTTTCTCTGTTCGTTTGCCGCGAATGTCGGGGCAAAGATCGTTGCGGAGGGAGTGGAGAACTGGGAGGATATGAAAGCGCTTCTCGAACTGGGAGTCCACTTTGCCCAGGGGTATCTTTTCGCCCGTCCTCAAAAGGATCCCACTCCTCCCCCCGCCCACGTGATGGCCCGGCTTTCAGCCATGTATGCGGAATTGAACGAGGACGACCATATTGTCGGTGAAGGCATGAGGGCGCTTGTGATCAAGGGAACGACTGCCCAAAAGGGACAGATGTCCTGCGAGGAACTGGAACAGCTTCTGCGGAAAAACAGGACCCTGGATCATCTTGTTGTTTTGGACGGGGATCTTCCGGTCGGCCTTATAACCAGGCAGTCCTTTTTTCTGCAGACGGGGGGTGCTTTCGGGTACCAGCTTTTTCAGAAAAGGCCCCTGGAAGAAGCGGCGAAGAAGGAATTCCTGACCATGCCCGTTTTCAGTCCTGTAAGCGCCCTGGCGAAACTCGCCATGGAACGGCGGCCGGATGATCTCTACGATCCCGTTGTCGTGGTGGACGACAGGGGATGCTTTCTCGGCACGGTGACCATGAAACAGATAATCTCCAGGTCAACGGAACTGGAGGTGGAGCGGGTCCGGAGCTGCAATCCCCTGAGCGGTTTGCCGGGGAACAACAACATCCGCAAGTGGATAGAGGATGCGCGGAAAGAAAGCCTCTTTACGCTTATCTACTGCGACCTTGACAGATTCAAGGAATACAATGACAGTCACGGGTTCCTGAAAGGCGACGAGCTGATCAACTTTACCGCGACCATTCTCAGGGAGGGGCTGGACAGGCTGCCGGAAGGGTCCCGTCTCGGGCATATCGGGGGAGACGACTTTGTGCTTGTCTGCCCGGGGAAGGTGTCTTCCACCGCTCTGGATGCCATCTGCGCCGCTTTCGACCGGAAGAAGGGGCTCTACTTTTCCAGGGAGGAGAATGCCGCCGGGTGTTATTGTGCGACGGACAGAGCGGGAACGGTATGTTCCGTTCCCCTGGTCACGCTGAGCCTTTCAGTAATAGAGCAGGATAACCTTGATCCCTGTGCTCATCCGGCGGTGACAGCGGAAAAAGCGGCTTCCCTCAAGCATGCGGTGAAGCGTATCACTGCGGCTGAACGCCGCAGTGCATGGCTTATCGACCGGAGAAAGGCGGTGAGTTCCGGGGGGACTGAAAGATGACACTCAAATCAAGGCTATTCGTGCTCGCCTGCTCAATTCTGTTTGTAACCGCGTGCTTTGCCTTTATTTCCTACCGCGGGGGAGCGCGGATACTCTTTTCCCAGGCCGGGAAAAGCGATCAGCTTATGGCGGAAAGGGCTGCAAGAGCCGTTTCAGAACGGATTGCCGCATGGGAGAATGTTCTTCTGACGGCATCATCCAACATTGCCTTTATGATAGAAGACCTTGGAGTGCTTCCGGGAACTCTCGGAAATTACATGAGAAACCTCACGGAAGCATCCCTGGAACAGGGATTTCTCGCCGTTTCCTTCGCTCTTTCCAGCGGGGTCCTTCTGGAAGGAAGCGGATGGCTTCCCCCGGAGGAATTCGACCCGAGAAAAGAGAAGTGGTTCACGGAGGCGGGAAAAGGCAGGGCCCCTGTTTTCATTCCCCACTGCCAGGACGTAAAAAAGGAAAGGGAGGTTTTCCTTCTTGCCGTTCCTGTCTATTCTCTGTACCAGGAAGGACTTTTGCTGGGTGTCCTGGTCGGTGAAATATCGGCCGAAACCGTTGCCTCCCTTTCCTCCACGGCAAACGGCGATCTGATGATCCAGCTCATCGGACCGGAAGGGAAAAACCTGTTCCCGGAAGAAGGGGAAGCGGAAAAAAGCACGGAACTTCTTCAAACCGCCCGTTCCGGAGGCGAAAGCTATTCGTCGGTGAGCCGGGAGGGAGAGACCTTCAGGGTAAGCTTCTATGGGCTGCCCTATGGGATGTCTCTCGCCGTTTTTTCTTCCGAAGAAAAACTCCTTCACCCGCTGAGGACCCTTGCCTTTCGCCAGGCCGCTTTCCTCGCGGCGGCCCTTCTCGCAATTTGCTGCATGCTGTATGCCAC
This genomic stretch from Aminivibrio sp. harbors:
- the typA gene encoding translational GTPase TypA, producing MKRAEHIRNIAIIAHIDHGKTTLIDSIFRAAQVFRENARIEERIMDNNELEREKGITIRAKHCTVEWKGCRINIIDTPGHADFSGEVERILSTVDSVLLLVDAGEGPMPQTRYVLSHALRMGLKPIVYINKVDRKEADPVMALNATFDLFFELGATEEQADFPVLYGSGLAGWAVSDLSEIEGGESKGMDALFEAIIRCVEPPLADEEAPFKMQVSTLAWNEYTGRMGCGKILQGKIRKGEEFLRMATRWEDPSDKANERFTITESERAKAVQIFVTRGLERLEVEEASAGDIVWISGPKEIGIGDTFSSPEAEGQALPPLDIEEPTVSMFFLVNNGPFSGREGQAITLRQLKARLLREMHVNVALRMEDLGRPDGVKVSGRGELQLAILIEEMRREGMEFCVSKPEVITEEIGGVLHEPMEDLVVDIPEEYQGVVFEKLSRRKARVKEIQNLRTGLMRIFFNIPTRGLIGYRGEFLTDTRGLGIMSSRFSGYSPWAGEITPRSRGALVSLDTGEATSYQLENLQERGTLFVSPMDKIYAGMIVGENSRPNDMPCNPTKRKQATNHRSSTKDFTVKLDVPRKMGLEKALEWIAEDELVEVTPKSIRLRKIILDDGERRKAAKKLSA
- a CDS encoding NAD(P)H-dependent glycerol-3-phosphate dehydrogenase — protein: MADLTVFGGGSWGTALAASAASSGHSVFLWCRRSEQARAITVTGKNPDYLRDISLPAGVSATSDITEAALHSHYWILALPTQTLRGFLPALEPFCTDRTEICNVAKGIEIATGKRISDIVKEILPHSLYSVLSGPSFAEEVARGLPTAVTVASAKAGSALFWQSLLNTTRLRLYTSHDVIGTETGGAVKNIMAIASGLASSLGLGDNARAALVSRGLAEIMRFGEAIGAHPLTLAGLAGMGDLVLTCYSTQSRNFRLGMALGRGLSLEEARTEIGQVAEGAYTVRAVTEAARRLSVDMPISKGVHRLLYEGASPPEELERLLTRDPKAEYPPAILWSSSSCPGKESGV
- a CDS encoding MFS transporter, giving the protein MDRLILSLLIINFAIYSYSNAFFFLAPYLAARGYTAASAGILVGVFYAATTAVRPVGSLITERIGVRKSMIWSSGVCIGCALALQAYQGAFAWFVGVRVVMGLAYSIFMVALTTYQALVIEESKRGLGFALVSVGSLIPMFTVVPLTDYLVRSGQDRFFMILPLAAAALSFSLALRLQPAGYQGSTGQNQPMEWGTYGDLFRETPAGKIVFSCFFFGLCDASIVFIGTVLLEKGLVPSWFIFSLGVGALFVRTAGRNLFNRYQRTVFAGPSFLLMALCLLGLAFARTSFGLVLWGFFYGMGMGYGYPAHLALTADLAAPRLRAKASALVHFSMDLSWFILPLYMGFGCTFFGAQRAFLLFTLVCIAGAVMTTVMWLPRRKGRAH
- a CDS encoding MBL fold metallo-hydrolase, which encodes MIKILALAVFALSLAAGGAFAAEAARVFEEDRFETSAGEVTVTFIGHGTLMFSFGGRVLHVDPYGKMADYSALPKADAVLITHEHQDHLDREALKHIVTDETDIVLNGNSAEILGRGRVLKNGESAELLGVRVEAVPAYNIVHKRDNGRPFHPKGEHNGYVLNFGDTRIYVAGDTENIPEMKELKDIHAAFLPMNLPFTMTPEMAADAALSFRPNIVYPYHFGQSDPEKLVNLLKDSGIEVRVRKMS
- a CDS encoding 4Fe-4S binding protein; amino-acid sequence: MAKAVVDKDACVGCETCVGTCPVEAISMVDGKAVVDESCIECGSCVSVCPVNAITQ
- a CDS encoding ATP-binding protein, yielding MAPDDMAIRLKEIQDKVGESLQYSIDSLATLREEEREHLFEIRTRREGVQKELNEVIVASEKAEAEYRRSRQILLDASRSGDESIEKDAYERAMNLMRIRGAFEEREKHLAAQRDDLDREERRIERLIARSEEMSNRFRVVLNLLNFSIEGEENGSLTPEQKDLSTGLLLAERESISLARELHDGPIQKFSAAGLMIDLAGEFLSRGDFGKAGEELARTRSHIGDALEEFRSFLFQLNPTGLKDGFDVALSRLVSQTSALSGADVRYAVEGQADRISLPVRTAVFKIIQQAVVNAVKNGRAQRIRILVSIGREVLRVKIVDDGLGFDVEKVRSEAEEKGTWGLVNMEGRASMIGGELTISSEPGKGTSVSLSVPVPLRR
- a CDS encoding GGDEF domain-containing protein, with the protein product MTYRTVLREKRHERELPALRLLSVVTAVWFLAAGWADVLMGYPLLAVLDFFIALLFLFFRIRMNTMPPSAVRGFVPPILLFLNLLPLGASFLEAGFFTLLLRHIVTLLGTVIYMQFQRRDVFFTYLMINAFSFISAFILSGDFRGEMVNLVICYVFIVSSMYFFSRLQRKTSRELAALSSAERQARDMAGRDPLTGLYNRRRFDEELAGLLPEGTGVTLILIDLDDFKDINDTQGHQAGDEALKKMASAIAGAVRRDDIACRIGGDEFAVLLPDCPENNGLVIAENICRKVRSCAPFLSISLGVASAPAGSSPDEAFKKADAALYEAKSKGKGCIVSWGRLIPEPAAQGGND
- a CDS encoding MFS transporter; this encodes MILALILGWAVLYADRTALYPLLSVIADSLGISSARAGAITSAYFLLYVLPQIPGGFAADRWGAKRVLIVMFSLSGLGILGFGLFGTSFTLLLFFSALHGFGASSYYPCCFGTMLSTVPAEKRGLSSGLIGIGMAVGTIGGMAVSGPLYQFFGSYRIPFILLAIPSVLVILMFIKHLPDVRNDVSPSLAAYGRLFRDRDIWKINIATFTSLYGFWAAATWGPTFLQAERGFSLIQSGLYTGLIALTALPGGILWGRLSDRFGRKRTALFVLPASAAALSLLTRAQGTPAIIGTLLLFGLFSNTAFTPISISWVGDIVSRRHPGSMGAAVGFFNGSIMSSAVIAPLVSGFLRDLTGSLVPAITAGVVLMFAGSVLLLFTPGNLEEKDGKRKEAHNG